A genomic region of Desulfosarcina ovata subsp. ovata contains the following coding sequences:
- the prfB gene encoding peptide chain release factor 2 (programmed frameshift) codes for MSTEAKQTIKDHRQKLDQLKEYLDLDSQEKRLQEIEAEIARDGFWDNPDATTAILKERTLLSQRIDTFHTLEKDLEDAGILLELAVEEADADTTQEAADQIHELGRRIHQFSLNTMLDGDDDANNAILSINAGAGGTEAQDWAEMLFRMYLRWVESKGFKSNVIDFQPGDEAGIKSVTFTVTGQFAYGYLKSESGVHRLVRISPFNASGKRHTSFASVFVYPELDNEIAIDVDDKDLRIDVFRASGAGGQHVNKTSSAVRITHLPTGIVVQCQQEKSQHRNKDMAMKVLKARLYEAEKRKQDERLQEIHDGKDDIAWGSQIRSYVLHPYQMVKDHRIGLDVGNVNSVLDGDIDVFIEGVLLSGKA; via the exons ATGAGCACGGAAGCCAAACAGACCATCAAAGACCATCGACAAAAACTTGACCAGCTGAAGGAGTATCTT GACCTGGACAGCCAGGAGAAACGACTCCAGGAGATCGAAGCCGAAATTGCCCGTGACGGGTTCTGGGACAACCCTGACGCCACCACGGCGATTCTGAAAGAACGCACCCTGCTCAGCCAGCGCATTGATACGTTCCACACATTGGAAAAAGACCTTGAGGATGCCGGTATTCTCCTGGAACTGGCCGTTGAGGAGGCCGACGCCGACACCACCCAGGAGGCGGCGGATCAGATCCATGAACTGGGGCGGCGGATTCACCAGTTCTCCTTGAATACGATGCTAGACGGTGACGACGATGCCAACAATGCCATCCTTTCGATCAACGCCGGTGCCGGTGGTACCGAAGCCCAGGACTGGGCTGAAATGCTTTTTCGCATGTACCTGCGTTGGGTGGAAAGCAAAGGGTTCAAATCCAATGTCATCGATTTCCAGCCGGGTGACGAGGCGGGCATTAAAAGTGTCACCTTCACGGTAACGGGCCAGTTTGCCTATGGCTACCTCAAATCGGAGAGCGGGGTGCACCGCCTGGTCAGGATTTCGCCCTTCAACGCCAGCGGCAAGCGCCACACCTCCTTTGCTTCCGTTTTCGTCTATCCGGAACTGGACAACGAGATCGCGATCGACGTGGATGATAAAGACCTGCGCATCGATGTCTTTCGTGCCAGCGGCGCCGGCGGCCAGCATGTCAACAAGACCAGCAGTGCGGTGCGCATCACCCACCTGCCCACCGGCATCGTGGTCCAGTGCCAGCAGGAAAAATCCCAGCACCGCAACAAGGACATGGCCATGAAGGTCCTCAAGGCGCGCCTTTACGAAGCGGAAAAACGCAAACAGGATGAGCGCCTGCAGGAAATCCACGACGGCAAGGACGACATTGCCTGGGGCAGCCAGATCCGCTCCTACGTGCTGCACCCCTACCAGATGGTCAAGGACCATCGCATTGGCCTGGATGTGGGCAATGTGAACAGCGTGCTGGATGGGGATATCGATGTGTTCATCGAGGGCGTGCTGCTGTCGGGAAAGGCCTGA
- the lnt gene encoding apolipoprotein N-acyltransferase, whose product MATGLKKAGTLAGLSGILLTAAFPKIGISLLAWFALVPLLAALRGLTPTAAFRTGMLAGLAHYLTLLYWVVFTMRVYGYLPWWQCVSLLVLLAAYLALFPGIFAMALVRCCHKPVHLILLAPVFWVALEYARTFLLTGFPWSLVGYSQFNRLPIIQIADMFGVYGISFLVLLVNAAIYLLLLFAAGKAWNGVVLERRQVVRAAALALVLIGLSVLYGRHRIAAMDAAMAVAPSTRVAVIQGNIDQAVKWDPAFQIRTTKKYLDLTRSAVARQPDLVVWPETATPFYFKASPKLTGMVTDAVRQSGVPLLVGSPSVQRGTAGRPEYYNSAYLVAPDGSVAGRYDKVHLVPFGEYVPLKGLLSFVGKMVAQVGDFSAGEKGRTLAWGPDHPKIGVQICFEIIFPGLCRSLVKNNAGLLVNLTNDAWFGRSSATYQHFSMAALRAVENRRSLVRAANTGISGVVDPVGRVVRRTDLFADAVIVDDVLVLSEKSFYTRMGDLLPLVCLFVMGTLMGLAWRAAGNDNKKKNARP is encoded by the coding sequence GTGGCCACCGGATTGAAAAAAGCCGGGACGTTGGCCGGTCTCAGCGGGATTTTGCTCACCGCGGCCTTTCCCAAGATCGGAATTTCGCTTCTCGCCTGGTTTGCCCTGGTTCCCCTGCTGGCGGCGCTTCGGGGGCTCACGCCCACGGCGGCGTTCAGGACCGGGATGCTCGCGGGCCTGGCGCACTACCTCACCCTACTGTACTGGGTGGTGTTCACCATGCGTGTGTACGGCTACCTGCCCTGGTGGCAATGCGTCTCCCTGCTGGTGCTGCTGGCCGCCTATCTGGCCCTCTTCCCGGGAATCTTCGCCATGGCCCTGGTGCGGTGCTGTCATAAGCCGGTTCATCTGATTCTGCTGGCACCGGTTTTCTGGGTGGCTCTGGAATATGCGCGCACATTTCTGCTGACCGGTTTTCCATGGTCGCTGGTGGGATATTCCCAGTTCAACCGCTTGCCGATCATTCAGATCGCCGATATGTTCGGGGTGTACGGCATCTCTTTTCTGGTGCTGCTGGTCAATGCAGCCATTTACCTGTTGCTGCTCTTTGCTGCCGGTAAAGCCTGGAACGGCGTCGTGCTGGAACGGCGGCAGGTGGTCAGGGCCGCCGCCCTGGCGCTGGTCCTGATCGGCCTCAGCGTCCTCTATGGCCGGCACCGGATTGCCGCAATGGATGCAGCCATGGCGGTTGCCCCATCGACGCGGGTGGCCGTCATTCAGGGCAACATCGACCAGGCCGTCAAATGGGATCCGGCATTTCAGATCCGCACCACCAAAAAATATCTGGACCTGACCCGCTCGGCAGTCGCCCGCCAGCCGGACCTGGTGGTGTGGCCGGAAACGGCGACACCCTTTTATTTCAAAGCCAGCCCCAAACTGACCGGCATGGTGACCGATGCCGTGCGGCAGTCGGGGGTTCCGCTGCTGGTGGGCAGTCCCAGCGTCCAGAGAGGGACGGCCGGCCGGCCTGAATATTACAACAGTGCCTATCTGGTGGCGCCTGACGGCAGTGTTGCCGGCCGTTACGACAAGGTACACCTGGTGCCCTTCGGAGAGTATGTCCCCTTAAAGGGGCTGTTGTCCTTCGTGGGCAAAATGGTGGCCCAGGTGGGTGATTTCTCAGCAGGCGAGAAGGGCCGCACACTTGCCTGGGGACCGGACCACCCGAAAATCGGGGTACAGATCTGTTTTGAAATCATTTTCCCGGGGCTTTGCCGCTCCCTGGTGAAAAACAATGCCGGGCTGCTGGTCAATCTGACCAACGACGCCTGGTTTGGCCGCAGCAGCGCCACCTACCAACATTTTAGCATGGCGGCGTTACGCGCCGTCGAAAATCGCCGCAGCCTGGTGAGGGCGGCCAATACGGGGATCAGCGGAGTCGTGGATCCGGTCGGCCGCGTTGTGCGGCGTACGGATCTGTTCGCGGATGCCGTGATCGTCGACGATGTTCTCGTGCTGTCTGAAAAAAGCTTTTACACCCGCATGGGCGATCTGCTGCCCCTGGTATGTTTATTTGTCATGGGAACCCTCATGGGGCTTGCCTGGCGGGCGGCAGGAAACGATAATAAGAAAAAGAACGCCCGTCCATAA
- a CDS encoding helix-turn-helix domain-containing protein encodes MDSKLFSTYRKKLNKTQKQMAQLLGTSIKAIHSYEQGWRSIPVHVERQLYFLLTQKLCTDNGDGPCWTQRHCEPEQRELCPAWEFNGGEHCWFINGTICDGVVHNSWKEKMELCHTCAVFKAILKKIDAHPY; translated from the coding sequence ATGGACAGCAAACTTTTCAGCACCTACCGAAAAAAACTGAACAAAACCCAGAAACAGATGGCTCAGCTGCTGGGCACCTCCATCAAGGCCATCCACAGCTACGAACAGGGCTGGCGGTCCATCCCCGTGCATGTGGAACGTCAGCTCTATTTTCTGCTCACTCAGAAATTGTGTACCGACAACGGCGACGGCCCCTGCTGGACCCAGCGGCACTGTGAGCCGGAGCAGCGGGAACTGTGCCCGGCCTGGGAGTTTAACGGCGGCGAGCACTGCTGGTTCATCAACGGCACCATCTGTGACGGCGTCGTGCATAATTCATGGAAAGAGAAAATGGAGTTGTGCCATACCTGTGCTGTGTTCAAAGCGATTCTGAAAAAAATCGACGCCCATCCATATTAA